A DNA window from Luteolibacter luteus contains the following coding sequences:
- a CDS encoding vWA domain-containing protein — translation MKTNIPFLSSFLVASLLMPAALAKEPQDSPLPNDKPQNKVQIALLLDTSNSMDGLIDQAKTQLWKVVNTFAEAKRDGQTPFVEVALYEYGNNGLNIANNWIRLVEPLTRDLDEVSKELFAFRTNGGDEYCGAVIQRALADLSWDSSPKTYKAIFIAGNEPFLQGPVDARQACRDAMSKGIVVNTIHCGSREAGIAGAWHDGAALAEGKYLIIDQDKAVAHVDAPQDKEISSLSIEINKTYLGYGALCREGMAKQVEADRDATANARQGAAVGRAATKASSNYYNGSWDLVDACKDGRMKLEDVPADQLPDAMKAMSPAEREAHLAKMTAERAGLQKKIQELTHQREAFVVEEMKRQAAATGVVTLDQAIVDTARNQAAVRGYSFQTP, via the coding sequence ATGAAAACGAACATTCCTTTTCTCTCTTCGTTCCTCGTCGCCTCCCTGCTCATGCCTGCCGCCTTGGCCAAGGAACCCCAGGATTCACCCCTGCCCAACGACAAGCCTCAGAACAAGGTCCAGATCGCGCTGCTGCTTGACACCTCGAACAGCATGGACGGGCTCATCGACCAAGCGAAGACGCAGCTCTGGAAAGTCGTGAATACATTTGCGGAAGCAAAGCGCGACGGTCAAACGCCCTTTGTGGAGGTCGCCCTCTATGAATACGGCAATAATGGCCTGAACATCGCCAACAACTGGATCCGCCTCGTCGAACCACTGACACGCGATCTCGATGAAGTGAGCAAGGAGCTCTTCGCCTTCCGCACCAACGGCGGCGACGAGTATTGCGGCGCTGTTATCCAGCGCGCACTGGCAGACCTTTCGTGGGACTCTTCCCCCAAAACCTACAAGGCGATCTTCATCGCCGGCAACGAGCCCTTCCTCCAAGGCCCGGTGGACGCGCGGCAAGCCTGCCGCGATGCGATGTCAAAGGGCATCGTGGTGAACACGATTCATTGCGGCAGTCGCGAAGCCGGTATTGCCGGCGCTTGGCACGATGGTGCCGCCTTGGCAGAGGGGAAATATCTCATCATCGATCAGGACAAGGCGGTGGCCCACGTGGACGCCCCGCAGGATAAGGAGATTTCCTCCCTGAGCATCGAGATCAACAAAACCTATCTCGGCTATGGGGCGCTCTGCCGGGAGGGGATGGCCAAGCAGGTCGAGGCGGATCGGGATGCCACTGCGAATGCGCGCCAAGGCGCCGCCGTCGGACGGGCAGCAACCAAGGCGAGCAGCAATTACTACAATGGAAGCTGGGACTTGGTAGACGCGTGCAAGGATGGCAGGATGAAGCTGGAGGATGTGCCGGCGGACCAACTTCCGGACGCGATGAAAGCGATGAGCCCCGCGGAACGCGAAGCCCATCTTGCGAAGATGACCGCGGAGCGAGCCGGGCTGCAAAAGAAGATCCAGGAACTGACCCACCAGCGGGAAGCCTTCGTGGTGGAGGAAATGAAGCGACAAGCCGCTGCCACCGGCGTCGTCACGCTGGATCAGGCGATCGTGGATACGGCCCGGAACCAAGCCGCTGTGCGGGGCTATTCCTTCCAGACCCCTTGA
- a CDS encoding MFS transporter: protein MSSVLRRTGAFAYRNPRLYVYFTVLYNARAYYPVLAIFFTDLGLTLDRFVFLNLMWALAIFLLEVPSGALADTLGRKKLLVFSSLIMVVEMAILLLAPKDGGNLLFALCILNRLLSGTSEAAASGADESIAYDALPEEGRAQAWDDVLSAAMKWRSAGFFITMALGGLLYDFTWAQKLGVSVPVEISHRLPIAVVLVQAIACVAITLRLEETPHASGEAKARCASAFRLTLRTAKKAFTTRSIAMVIVGGLLIDSVARNFATMTSEYYRLIHYPEWSFGLIGAVGGFVGFFVPAIARWLNARFSALGVLGISAVLAIACLSLIAPAWPWVGLLPVMLLMTLLGLVGFTVGRHLHASAESSERATMLSVRGLAFNLGYGTFSLGFSLLLARMRETVGDDAFRSALLWQLPVVAALIAGFFLWAWSGKGRRSV from the coding sequence GTGTCCTCCGTCCTCCGCCGCACCGGTGCCTTCGCCTATCGTAACCCGCGGCTCTATGTGTATTTCACGGTGCTCTACAATGCCCGTGCCTACTATCCGGTGCTGGCGATTTTCTTTACAGACCTCGGTCTGACCTTGGATCGCTTCGTGTTCCTGAACCTGATGTGGGCGCTGGCGATCTTTCTCTTGGAAGTGCCATCGGGAGCGCTGGCGGATACGCTCGGCCGGAAGAAGCTGCTCGTCTTCTCCTCCCTGATCATGGTGGTGGAGATGGCGATCCTCTTGCTCGCCCCGAAGGATGGCGGGAATCTTCTCTTCGCGCTTTGCATCCTCAACCGCTTGCTCTCGGGCACTTCCGAGGCGGCGGCGAGTGGCGCGGACGAATCGATCGCCTACGATGCCCTGCCGGAAGAAGGACGCGCCCAAGCATGGGATGATGTCCTCTCTGCGGCGATGAAATGGCGGTCCGCGGGCTTCTTCATCACGATGGCTCTCGGCGGTCTGCTCTACGACTTCACATGGGCCCAGAAGCTCGGAGTGAGCGTTCCCGTGGAAATATCACACCGCTTGCCGATCGCGGTGGTCCTCGTTCAGGCGATTGCCTGTGTGGCGATCACCCTGCGCCTTGAAGAAACACCCCATGCCTCCGGAGAAGCGAAGGCGCGCTGTGCCTCCGCTTTCCGTCTCACTCTGCGCACCGCGAAGAAGGCCTTCACGACCCGCAGCATTGCCATGGTGATTGTAGGCGGGCTGCTCATCGATTCCGTAGCCCGGAACTTCGCCACCATGACCAGCGAATACTACCGGCTCATCCATTATCCGGAGTGGTCCTTCGGCTTGATCGGTGCCGTGGGAGGCTTCGTAGGGTTCTTCGTCCCTGCGATCGCCCGCTGGCTGAACGCGCGGTTCTCCGCGCTGGGTGTTCTCGGGATCTCCGCAGTGCTGGCGATTGCCTGCCTGTCGCTCATCGCTCCCGCTTGGCCTTGGGTGGGCCTGCTGCCGGTGATGCTGCTCATGACCCTGCTCGGTCTGGTCGGCTTCACGGTGGGCCGGCACCTGCATGCTTCGGCGGAATCTTCCGAGCGCGCCACCATGCTGAGCGTCCGTGGCCTTGCCTTCAATTTGGGCTACGGCACCTTTTCGCTCGGCTTTTCCCTGCTGCTCGCCCGCATGCGCGAGACGGTGGGAGACGACGCCTTCCGCTCTGCGTTGCTCTGGCAACTGCCGGTCGTAGCGGCGCTGATCGCCGGTTTCTTTCTCTGGGCCTGGTCAGGAAAGGGGAGGCGATCCGTCTGA
- a CDS encoding PQQ-dependent sugar dehydrogenase: MKMRILTAFLLSAGPLLAAFPALQLKPVAVGQFFSPTTVAHAGDGSGRLFITDQRGKIHVLQDGVVLPVPFLDLSARLVPELSFDERGLLGLAFHPDYEVEGAAGKGKFYVFYSAPAIDTVPAPINCRSVIAEYRVSAANPNVADPTSERVLLTFNKPQFNHNGGQLAFGPSDKMLYIATGDGGGSNDNQAGHTGNGTAAVLGNSQDLTKLLGKVLRIDPLGTNGPGGQYGIPSDNPFVLSDVPSLDERKEIYAYGLRNPWRFSFDRGGDHRLFLADVGQANFEEINLIVPGGNYGWRRFEGFADVFPTTPSTGPHIEPIAAYAHPSTADPGGLLKIGLSVTGGYVYRGSEIPALQGKYVFGDWSTSFSVPGGTLLGLEETAPGSFALSKLDVTGGNPIGRFIPTFGEDEAGELYVATRTMDGPSEPEPGGLPSGQLYKIVATATEQTANLVADRDNAIFSDFPGNSSGAGDLYAGQIANSPAYRRALIHFNLSSIPAGADVTSAEVTLQVTKVGPSTGGDFTFGLHRLTADWGEGTSVSLGQGAPADEGEATWEDAKFNQLSWDTPGGDFVAGDSASRVVSNLGTYTWSAAGLAADVQSWVDQPASNFGWILRGDETTASAKVFGARHTAAPPRLTVKYLPGSAQTHREIWESQYYLPGQYIDPDGDADSDQIKELLEYAWDLNPQTVQKLEDYFGVEIASLPPRWFSAAIRARPISSIIWKRPPTSRSGLLWSAPSRVILRLVPLSFPRRRIPPTLPRDGSRPVSLSTIRAIQSSSSA; encoded by the coding sequence ATGAAAATGCGCATCCTTACGGCCTTTCTCCTTTCTGCCGGCCCGCTGCTCGCCGCTTTTCCCGCCCTCCAGCTCAAGCCAGTCGCTGTCGGGCAGTTCTTTTCACCGACCACCGTCGCCCACGCGGGTGATGGCTCGGGCCGTCTTTTCATCACCGATCAACGGGGCAAGATTCACGTGCTTCAGGATGGAGTGGTGCTGCCGGTTCCCTTTCTTGATCTCTCCGCAAGGCTGGTGCCCGAGCTGAGTTTCGATGAACGCGGGCTGCTCGGCCTCGCCTTTCATCCGGACTACGAGGTGGAGGGCGCGGCGGGTAAGGGAAAGTTCTACGTCTTTTACAGCGCTCCGGCGATAGATACGGTTCCCGCGCCGATCAACTGCCGCAGCGTCATCGCCGAGTACCGGGTTTCCGCCGCGAATCCCAATGTCGCCGATCCGACCAGTGAGCGAGTGCTGCTGACTTTCAACAAACCGCAGTTCAACCACAACGGCGGGCAGCTCGCCTTCGGCCCTTCGGATAAGATGCTCTACATCGCCACCGGGGATGGCGGCGGCTCCAATGACAACCAGGCAGGTCACACTGGCAATGGAACGGCGGCCGTGCTGGGAAACTCACAAGACCTCACCAAGCTTCTTGGCAAGGTCTTGCGCATCGATCCCCTCGGTACCAACGGCCCCGGAGGCCAGTATGGTATTCCTTCCGACAATCCCTTCGTCCTTTCCGATGTCCCGTCGCTTGATGAGCGAAAGGAGATCTACGCGTATGGCCTGCGGAACCCGTGGCGCTTCTCCTTTGATCGGGGTGGCGATCATCGGCTCTTCCTCGCGGACGTCGGGCAGGCGAACTTCGAAGAGATCAATTTGATCGTGCCTGGCGGGAACTACGGTTGGCGTCGCTTTGAAGGCTTCGCGGACGTGTTTCCGACCACTCCGTCTACCGGTCCCCATATCGAACCGATCGCAGCGTACGCCCACCCGTCTACCGCGGATCCCGGCGGCCTCCTAAAGATCGGATTGAGCGTTACCGGTGGATACGTTTATCGCGGAAGCGAAATCCCTGCGCTTCAGGGCAAATATGTCTTCGGCGATTGGTCGACGTCCTTCAGCGTTCCGGGAGGCACCTTGCTTGGTTTGGAAGAAACCGCTCCGGGATCATTTGCGCTTTCGAAGTTGGATGTAACCGGTGGCAATCCGATCGGGCGCTTCATTCCCACGTTCGGCGAAGATGAGGCAGGCGAACTCTATGTCGCCACGCGGACGATGGATGGGCCGTCCGAGCCGGAACCCGGCGGTCTTCCTTCGGGACAACTCTACAAGATCGTGGCCACTGCGACGGAGCAGACGGCGAACCTCGTGGCAGATCGCGACAATGCAATCTTCTCTGATTTCCCGGGAAACTCCAGTGGAGCCGGTGATCTCTACGCAGGGCAGATCGCCAACAGCCCGGCCTACCGTCGTGCGCTCATCCATTTCAATCTGTCGTCCATCCCTGCGGGTGCGGATGTCACCTCGGCAGAGGTCACGCTACAGGTGACCAAGGTAGGTCCCAGCACCGGTGGCGATTTCACTTTCGGGCTTCACCGGTTGACCGCGGATTGGGGAGAAGGGACGAGCGTGAGCCTCGGCCAAGGAGCACCTGCCGACGAAGGTGAAGCGACTTGGGAAGACGCGAAGTTCAATCAGTTGTCATGGGACACTCCAGGTGGTGACTTCGTCGCCGGAGACTCCGCGAGCAGGGTGGTGAGCAATCTGGGTACCTATACTTGGAGCGCTGCCGGCCTCGCCGCCGATGTGCAGTCTTGGGTAGACCAACCCGCCTCCAATTTCGGCTGGATTTTGCGGGGGGACGAAACGACGGCTTCTGCGAAAGTTTTCGGTGCCAGGCATACCGCGGCGCCACCCCGGCTTACGGTGAAGTACTTGCCGGGTTCGGCGCAGACGCACCGCGAAATCTGGGAAAGCCAGTACTACCTGCCGGGCCAATATATCGATCCGGATGGAGATGCGGATTCCGACCAAATCAAGGAACTGCTTGAGTATGCTTGGGACCTCAATCCGCAGACAGTCCAGAAGCTGGAGGATTACTTCGGTGTGGAAATCGCCTCGCTTCCGCCTCGGTGGTTTTCCGCCGCGATCCGCGCGCGACCGATCTCGAGTATCATCTGGAAACGTCCGCCGACCTCACGATCTGGACTCCTGTGGTCAGCTCCGTCGCGGGTAATCCTCCGACTGGTTCCGCTTTCGTTTCCGAGACGACGGATTCCGCCAACACTGCCACGCGACGGGTCACGGCCAGTGTCCCTATCGACCATCAGGGCGATTCAAAGTTCTTCATCCGCCTGA
- a CDS encoding alpha/beta hydrolase — MKAFFLLIASVTLASAAPVVQRDLPYAGKQSNPLQALDLYLPAEKSPKPRPIFILIHGGGWSAGDKANSHFVDPKTSWLVDGGYLVASINYRLAPAVKHPGQVEDVCRAIAWMQKHAAKYGGDPERIYLLGHSAGAQLAALAAVDAPRLEAAGVAPKSIRGVVLLDGAGYDIPLQYAPMREGSLMEKMYRHAFTDDPEKQRDASPVHRITDDPPPFLILFVARRPDSKRQSHLLAEALIAKGGKAKVLPVDKTHGTINADCGKPDDPVTKAINAFLRR, encoded by the coding sequence ATGAAGGCGTTCTTTCTGCTAATAGCATCGGTCACGCTCGCGAGTGCCGCTCCGGTGGTGCAACGCGACCTCCCGTATGCGGGAAAACAAAGCAATCCGCTGCAAGCGCTCGATCTCTATCTTCCTGCGGAGAAGAGCCCCAAGCCACGACCCATCTTCATCCTGATCCATGGTGGCGGCTGGTCTGCAGGGGACAAGGCGAACTCCCACTTTGTCGATCCCAAGACCTCATGGCTTGTCGATGGCGGCTATCTGGTTGCCTCGATCAACTACCGGCTCGCACCGGCGGTGAAACATCCGGGGCAGGTGGAAGATGTCTGCAGGGCGATCGCATGGATGCAGAAGCATGCTGCGAAATACGGCGGCGATCCGGAGCGCATTTATCTGCTGGGGCATTCCGCTGGCGCGCAGTTGGCTGCCCTTGCCGCGGTGGATGCGCCACGTCTGGAAGCCGCAGGTGTGGCCCCGAAGTCGATCCGGGGCGTCGTGTTGTTAGATGGGGCTGGTTACGACATTCCTCTCCAATACGCACCGATGCGTGAAGGCTCCCTGATGGAGAAGATGTACCGGCATGCTTTTACCGATGATCCGGAGAAGCAACGGGACGCCTCGCCAGTTCATCGCATCACGGACGATCCTCCGCCTTTCCTCATCCTTTTCGTAGCGCGCAGGCCTGATTCAAAACGTCAGTCCCATTTGCTGGCAGAGGCTCTCATCGCCAAAGGCGGCAAGGCCAAGGTTCTTCCCGTGGACAAGACTCACGGCACCATCAATGCCGACTGCGGTAAGCCGGACGATCCGGTGACAAAAGCAATTAACGCCTTTCTCAGGCGCTAG
- a CDS encoding cupin domain-containing protein: MEIRALEAQQPFTTKDGSTIRSILDLSNAPVEKQSLAEASVPAGGSTQRHWHQQSEEFYFILEGNGTMEIDGESKSVGPGDAILIPAGAWHQITARETLRFLCCCAPPYRHEDTYFE, translated from the coding sequence ATGGAAATCCGCGCGCTCGAGGCCCAGCAACCTTTCACCACCAAGGACGGCTCGACGATCCGGAGCATTCTCGATCTTTCGAATGCCCCAGTGGAGAAGCAGAGCTTGGCTGAAGCCAGCGTCCCTGCGGGTGGCTCTACCCAACGGCACTGGCATCAGCAGAGCGAGGAGTTCTATTTCATCCTCGAAGGCAATGGCACCATGGAGATCGATGGAGAGTCCAAGAGTGTCGGCCCTGGAGACGCCATCCTGATTCCGGCCGGCGCCTGGCATCAGATCACGGCGAGGGAAACGCTGCGCTTCCTGTGCTGCTGTGCGCCGCCTTACCGGCATGAAGATACCTATTTCGAGTGA
- a CDS encoding septal ring lytic transglycosylase RlpA family protein — MTRTLKSVALAIAGALILPSCATQATASNRLSVGQTEWEVSSVQHGKASWYGINCNGGTRTASGERLTNGGATAAHKTLPMGTQVRVTNLANGKSEVVRINDRGPYTKGRVIDVTQGVAERLGFRARGIVSVKVEVLKKTEE, encoded by the coding sequence ATGACCCGGACCCTAAAATCCGTGGCCCTGGCCATAGCCGGAGCCCTTATACTGCCATCCTGTGCCACGCAGGCGACCGCTTCCAACCGGTTGTCCGTGGGCCAGACTGAGTGGGAAGTCTCTTCCGTACAGCACGGGAAAGCTTCCTGGTATGGCATCAATTGCAATGGCGGGACCCGTACCGCCAGCGGAGAGCGCCTCACCAATGGTGGCGCAACCGCAGCTCACAAGACCCTGCCCATGGGAACCCAAGTTCGTGTGACGAACCTGGCCAACGGCAAGTCCGAAGTGGTGCGCATCAACGACCGTGGTCCCTACACCAAGGGCCGGGTCATCGATGTCACCCAAGGAGTCGCTGAACGGCTGGGATTCCGCGCACGCGGCATCGTTTCCGTGAAGGTGGAGGTCCTCAAGAAAACCGAGGAGTAG
- a CDS encoding sigma-54-dependent transcriptional regulator produces the protein MARYPSDAPNLLIVDDDSTIQRLLEFAAKDHGWRPVAAGTGNHALELLDEAIEAVVLDHGLPDVEGMEVLSRIRDRFPDLPVIMLTGLNDAETAVKALRAGAADYLTKPFELKRLFDILREIRRERKEIPAPAATSTLPGSSVKATKALTSASPKVRELLRRLEKAAALNSTILLTGESGTGKTYFAREIHRLSPRSTEDFITVSCPALPRELLESELFGHERGSFTGATSSRAGRFEQASKGTLFLDEIGDLPAELQPKLLNVLQDREFFRVGGNKLLKTDTRVIAATNVDLRARVNAGGFREDLYYRLNIIELHIPPLRERKEDIEGLAGDILKRIAQRRGVEGWQLSEAAGAALLAFDWPGNVRQLENVLERATAFTDGTALGEKDLAPLLETRRDGPLGSSGRPLTLQEMERDVFIQTYHRSGKNKAKTARELGISERSVYNLLERHGLK, from the coding sequence ATGGCCCGCTACCCCTCCGATGCCCCAAACCTGCTCATCGTGGATGACGACTCCACGATCCAGCGGTTGTTGGAGTTCGCGGCCAAGGATCATGGCTGGCGGCCGGTCGCGGCCGGAACCGGCAATCACGCGCTCGAACTGCTGGACGAGGCGATCGAGGCGGTGGTTCTCGACCATGGTCTTCCAGACGTGGAGGGGATGGAGGTTCTATCGCGCATCCGGGATCGCTTCCCTGACCTGCCGGTGATCATGCTGACAGGTCTCAACGATGCGGAGACGGCGGTGAAGGCGCTGCGGGCAGGTGCCGCCGATTACCTCACAAAACCCTTCGAGCTGAAGAGATTATTCGATATCCTCAGGGAAATTCGCCGGGAGCGAAAAGAGATTCCCGCCCCAGCAGCGACATCGACGCTTCCCGGCAGCAGTGTGAAGGCGACGAAGGCGCTCACCAGCGCCAGCCCCAAGGTGCGCGAGCTGCTGCGACGTCTCGAAAAAGCGGCCGCGCTGAACAGCACCATCCTGCTGACCGGGGAGAGCGGCACGGGAAAGACCTATTTCGCCCGGGAAATCCACCGCCTGAGCCCGCGCTCTACTGAAGATTTCATCACGGTCAGCTGCCCGGCCCTGCCGAGGGAATTGCTGGAATCCGAACTCTTCGGACACGAACGCGGCTCTTTCACGGGAGCGACTTCCTCCCGGGCCGGCCGCTTCGAACAGGCCTCCAAGGGCACGCTTTTCCTTGATGAGATCGGGGACCTCCCGGCCGAGCTGCAACCGAAACTGCTGAACGTCCTGCAAGACCGGGAATTCTTCCGGGTCGGAGGAAACAAGCTTCTGAAAACGGACACGCGGGTGATCGCAGCAACGAACGTGGACCTGAGGGCCCGCGTGAATGCTGGCGGCTTCCGCGAGGATCTTTACTACCGGCTGAATATCATAGAGCTCCATATTCCGCCGTTGCGCGAGCGCAAGGAGGACATCGAAGGCTTGGCCGGGGATATCTTGAAACGGATTGCCCAACGCCGCGGCGTTGAAGGCTGGCAGCTTTCTGAGGCTGCCGGTGCGGCGCTGCTCGCCTTCGATTGGCCGGGAAATGTCCGCCAGCTCGAAAACGTCCTTGAGAGAGCGACCGCCTTCACGGACGGCACCGCGCTCGGAGAAAAAGATCTCGCACCCCTGCTAGAGACCCGCCGCGATGGTCCCTTGGGCTCATCCGGCCGACCTCTAACGCTTCAGGAAATGGAGCGGGACGTGTTCATCCAGACCTATCATCGCAGCGGGAAGAACAAGGCCAAAACGGCCCGGGAACTGGGTATTTCGGAGCGCTCCGTATACAATTTGCTAGAGCGCCACGGTCTCAAATGA